In a single window of the Cucumis melo cultivar AY chromosome 11, USDA_Cmelo_AY_1.0, whole genome shotgun sequence genome:
- the LOC103498016 gene encoding protein DEHYDRATION-INDUCED 19 homolog 4-like → MDDDSWDAPFQVSRRYRSRSGVYQGDHEEIEEDNSRAEFLCPFCAEDFDIVGLYCHVDEEHPVEVKNAVCPLCTKKVGMDIVGHIISQHGSLFKVQRHRRLRKIGSNLTFSKLRKELREGNLRSLLGGSLHSAPTSTEPDPLLFSFTSNLPTVSKPDRVQPQSSAEVISSKENPNVLPERSNSSKLAASNNKDVKEKAQKCEFVQGLLMSTILDEL, encoded by the exons ATGGATGACGATTCATGGGATGCTCCTTTTCAAGTTTCGCGACGCTACCGATCGCGGTCCG GCGTGTATCAGGGAGAtcatgaagaaattgaagaGGACAATTCAAGAGCTGAATTTTTATGTCCTTTTTGCGCCGAGGATTTTGATATCGTAGGTCTTTATTGTCACGTCGACGAGGAGCACCCGGTGGAAGTCAAGAACGCG GTATGTCCACTATGCACAAAGAAGGTGGGGATGGATATTGTTGGCCACATCATCTCACAACATGGGAGCCTTTTCAAG GTGCAGCGACATAGGAGATTGCGAAAAATTGGATCCAATTTGACATTTTCAAAGCTGAGAAAAGAGCTTAGGGAAGGAAACTTGAGATCCCTTCTTGGTGGTTCTTTACACTCTGCACCAACAAGTACTGAGCCTGATCCATTGTTGTTTTCATTTACTTCTAATCTGCCTACGGTCAGTAAACCTGACAGGGTGCAGCCTCAGTCATCAGCCGAAGTAATTTCGTCAAAGGAAAATCCTAACGTTCTTCCAGAGAGGAG CAATTCCTCAAAGTTGGCGGCTTCAAATAATAAGGATGTAAAGGAGAAGGCTCAGAAATGTGAGTTTGTACAAGGGCTGTTGATGTCTACTATTCTTGATGAGTTATGA
- the LOC103497814 gene encoding major allergen Pru ar 1-like: MGVFTFENEVTSVIPPTKFFKAFILDADNLYPKIIPNQPQTEIVEGDGGAGTIKKITFNYGGELKTIKHRLDVVDEASLTYKYTVLEGDLISETIDQIVKEIKVTEGPDGGSILKSTSVYHTKGDNQLDEGKLKSGEEKGLALLKAAEAYLLANPAEYN, translated from the exons ATGGGTGTTTTCACATTCGAAAACGAAGTAACCTCAGTGATTCCTCCAACTAAATTCTTTAAGGCATTTATTCTTGATGCTGACAACCTTTACCCTAAGATTATCCCAAATCAGCCTCAAACCGAAATTGTTGAAGGTGATGGTGGTGCTGGAACTATCAAGAAGATCACCTTCAATTATG GAGGGGAATTGAAAACTATAAAACACAGGCTAGACGTAGTGGATGAAGCATCATTAACATACAAATACACAGTGTTAGAAGGAGATCTTATTTCAGAAACCATTGACCAAATTGTTAAGGAAATTAAGGTAACCGAAGGTCCTGACGGAGGTTCCATTTTGAAGAGCACTAGCGTTTACCACACCAAAGGAGACAACCAACTCGACGAGGGGAAACTGAAGAGCGGCGAGGAAAAGGGATTGGCTCTTCTCAAAGCTGCCGAGGCCTACCTCTTGGCCAACCCCGCCGAATACaactaa
- the LOC103497815 gene encoding major allergen Pru ar 1-like codes for MGVFTFENEVTSVVPPTKFFKAFILNADNLYPKIIPNQPQTEIVEGDGGAGTIKKITFNYGGELKTIKHRLDVVDEASLTYKYTVLEGDLISETIDQIVKEIKVTEGPDGGSILKSTSIYHTKGDNQLDEGKLKSGEEKGLALLKAAEAYLLANPAEYN; via the exons ATGGGTGTTTTCACATTCGAAAACGAAGTAACCTCAGTGGTTCCTCCAACTAAATTCTTTAAGGCATTTATCCTTAACGCTGACAATCTTTACCCTAAGATTATCCCAAATCAACCTCAAACTGAAATTGTTGAAGGTGACGGTGGCGCTGGAACTATCAAGAAGATCACCTTCAATTATG GAGGGGAATTGAAAACTATAAAACACAGGCTGGACGTAGTGGACGAAGCATCGTTAACATACAAATACACGGTGTTAGAAGGAGACCTTATTTCAGAAACCATTGACCAAATTGTTAAGGAAATTAAGGTAACGGAAGGTCCTGACGGAGGTTCCATTTTGAAGAGCACTAGCATTTACCACACCAAAGGAGACAACCAACTCGACGAGGGAAAACTCAAAAGCGGCGAGGAAAAGGGATTGGCTCTTCTCAAAGCTGCCGAGGCCTACCTCTTGGCCAACCCTGCTGAATACAACTAA